A genomic window from Salmo salar chromosome ssa23, Ssal_v3.1, whole genome shotgun sequence includes:
- the LOC106583882 gene encoding 26S proteasome non-ATPase regulatory subunit 11 isoform X1, producing the protein MAAPAVAEFQRAQSLLSSDRNASINILHSIVKRDIQESDEEAVRVKEQSILELGGLLAKTGQAAELGGLLKYVRPFLNSISKAKAARLVRSLLDLFLDMEAATGQEVELCLECIEWAKAEKRTFLRQALEVRSGRGDPTGRELSGSTDMMGLARLISLYFDTKRYQEALHLGTQLLQELKKMDDKALLVEVQLLESKTYHGLSNLPKARAALTSARTTANGIYCPPKLQAALDMQSGIIHAAEEKDWKTAYSYFYEAFEGYDSIDHPRAITALKYMLLCKIMLNLPEEVQGLVGGKLALRHAGRQTDSLKCMAQASKNRSLDDFEKALTEYRGELRDDSIISTHLTTLYDNLLEQNLIRVIEPFSRVQIGHISTLIKLSKGDVERKLSQMILDTKFHGILDQGEGVLIIFDEPAVDTTYEAALETIQNMSKVVDSLYNKAKKLT; encoded by the exons TAAAGCGGGACATCCAGGAGAGCGATGAGGAGGCGGTGCGTGTCAAAGAGCAGAGCATCCTGGAGCTGGGTGGTCTGCTGGCTAAGACGGGCCAGGCTGCAG AGCTGGGCGGTCTCCTGAAGTATGTGCGGCCGTTTCTGAATTCCATCAGCAAGGCCAAGGCAGCGCGGCTGGTGCGCTCGCTGCTGGACCTGTTTCTGGACATGGAGGCAGCTACAGGCCAGGAGGTGGAGCTGTGTCTGGAGTGCATTGAGTGGGCCAAGGCTGAGAAGAGAACATTCCTCAGACAGGCCCTGGAGGTGAGGAGTGGAAGAGGGGACCCCACTGGAAGAGAGCTGAGCGGGAGCACTGACATGATGGGTTTG gctcgtcttatctctctgtattttgacaCAAAGCGGTATCAGGAGGCGCTTCATCTAG gcACCCAGCTACTCCAGGAGCTGAAGAAGATGGATGACAAGGCCCTGCTGGTGGAGGTACAGCTGCTGGAGAGTAAGACGTACCACGGCCTCAGCAACCTGCCCAAGGCCCGAGCTGCCCTCACCTCTGCACGCACCACCGCCAACGGCATTTACTGCCCGCCCAAGCTACAGGCCGCCCTGGACATGCAGTCAG GGATCATCCATGCAGCAGAGGAGAAGGACTGGAAGACTGCCTACTCTTACTTCTACGAGGCCTTCGAAGGCTACGACTCCATCGACCACCCCAGAGCGATCACTGCTCTCAAATACATGCTGCTCTGCAAAATCATGCTCAACCT TCCTGAGGAGGTCCAGGGTCTCGTTGGTGGAAAGCTAGCCCTGCGGCACGCCGGGAGACAGACGGACTCTCTGAAATGCATGGCGCAGGCCAGCAAGAACCGGTCGCTGGATGATTTTGAAAAG gcCCTGACAGAGTACAGAGGTGAGTTGAGAGACGACTCCATCATAAGCACACACTTGACCACGCTCTATGACAACCTGCTTGAACAGAACCTCATCCGTGTCATCGAGCCTTTCTCCAGGGTACAG ATAGGACACATTTCCACCCTCATAAAACTCTCTAAA GGAGATGTCGAGAGGAAGTTGTCACAGATGATTCTTGACACAAAATTTCACG gTATTTTGGACCAAGGCGAGGGTGTGCTGATCATCTTCGATGAGCCTGCAGTAGACACAACGTATGAGGCGGCCCTGGAGACCATTCAGAACATGAGCAAAGTGGTGGACTCACTCTACAACAAAGCCAAGAAGCTCACATAG
- the LOC106583882 gene encoding 26S proteasome non-ATPase regulatory subunit 11 isoform X2, with translation MAAPAVAEFQRAQSLLSSDRNASINILHSIVKRDIQESDEEAVRVKEQSILELGGLLAKTGQAAELGGLLKYVRPFLNSISKAKAARLVRSLLDLFLDMEAATGQEVELCLECIEWAKAEKRTFLRQALEARLISLYFDTKRYQEALHLGTQLLQELKKMDDKALLVEVQLLESKTYHGLSNLPKARAALTSARTTANGIYCPPKLQAALDMQSGIIHAAEEKDWKTAYSYFYEAFEGYDSIDHPRAITALKYMLLCKIMLNLPEEVQGLVGGKLALRHAGRQTDSLKCMAQASKNRSLDDFEKALTEYRGELRDDSIISTHLTTLYDNLLEQNLIRVIEPFSRVQIGHISTLIKLSKGDVERKLSQMILDTKFHGILDQGEGVLIIFDEPAVDTTYEAALETIQNMSKVVDSLYNKAKKLT, from the exons TAAAGCGGGACATCCAGGAGAGCGATGAGGAGGCGGTGCGTGTCAAAGAGCAGAGCATCCTGGAGCTGGGTGGTCTGCTGGCTAAGACGGGCCAGGCTGCAG AGCTGGGCGGTCTCCTGAAGTATGTGCGGCCGTTTCTGAATTCCATCAGCAAGGCCAAGGCAGCGCGGCTGGTGCGCTCGCTGCTGGACCTGTTTCTGGACATGGAGGCAGCTACAGGCCAGGAGGTGGAGCTGTGTCTGGAGTGCATTGAGTGGGCCAAGGCTGAGAAGAGAACATTCCTCAGACAGGCCCTGGAG gctcgtcttatctctctgtattttgacaCAAAGCGGTATCAGGAGGCGCTTCATCTAG gcACCCAGCTACTCCAGGAGCTGAAGAAGATGGATGACAAGGCCCTGCTGGTGGAGGTACAGCTGCTGGAGAGTAAGACGTACCACGGCCTCAGCAACCTGCCCAAGGCCCGAGCTGCCCTCACCTCTGCACGCACCACCGCCAACGGCATTTACTGCCCGCCCAAGCTACAGGCCGCCCTGGACATGCAGTCAG GGATCATCCATGCAGCAGAGGAGAAGGACTGGAAGACTGCCTACTCTTACTTCTACGAGGCCTTCGAAGGCTACGACTCCATCGACCACCCCAGAGCGATCACTGCTCTCAAATACATGCTGCTCTGCAAAATCATGCTCAACCT TCCTGAGGAGGTCCAGGGTCTCGTTGGTGGAAAGCTAGCCCTGCGGCACGCCGGGAGACAGACGGACTCTCTGAAATGCATGGCGCAGGCCAGCAAGAACCGGTCGCTGGATGATTTTGAAAAG gcCCTGACAGAGTACAGAGGTGAGTTGAGAGACGACTCCATCATAAGCACACACTTGACCACGCTCTATGACAACCTGCTTGAACAGAACCTCATCCGTGTCATCGAGCCTTTCTCCAGGGTACAG ATAGGACACATTTCCACCCTCATAAAACTCTCTAAA GGAGATGTCGAGAGGAAGTTGTCACAGATGATTCTTGACACAAAATTTCACG gTATTTTGGACCAAGGCGAGGGTGTGCTGATCATCTTCGATGAGCCTGCAGTAGACACAACGTATGAGGCGGCCCTGGAGACCATTCAGAACATGAGCAAAGTGGTGGACTCACTCTACAACAAAGCCAAGAAGCTCACATAG
- the LOC106583882 gene encoding 26S proteasome non-ATPase regulatory subunit 11A isoform X3: MEAATGQEVELCLECIEWAKAEKRTFLRQALEVRSGRGDPTGRELSGSTDMMGLARLISLYFDTKRYQEALHLGTQLLQELKKMDDKALLVEVQLLESKTYHGLSNLPKARAALTSARTTANGIYCPPKLQAALDMQSGIIHAAEEKDWKTAYSYFYEAFEGYDSIDHPRAITALKYMLLCKIMLNLPEEVQGLVGGKLALRHAGRQTDSLKCMAQASKNRSLDDFEKALTEYRGELRDDSIISTHLTTLYDNLLEQNLIRVIEPFSRVQIGHISTLIKLSKGDVERKLSQMILDTKFHGILDQGEGVLIIFDEPAVDTTYEAALETIQNMSKVVDSLYNKAKKLT; this comes from the exons ATGGAGGCAGCTACAGGCCAGGAGGTGGAGCTGTGTCTGGAGTGCATTGAGTGGGCCAAGGCTGAGAAGAGAACATTCCTCAGACAGGCCCTGGAGGTGAGGAGTGGAAGAGGGGACCCCACTGGAAGAGAGCTGAGCGGGAGCACTGACATGATGGGTTTG gctcgtcttatctctctgtattttgacaCAAAGCGGTATCAGGAGGCGCTTCATCTAG gcACCCAGCTACTCCAGGAGCTGAAGAAGATGGATGACAAGGCCCTGCTGGTGGAGGTACAGCTGCTGGAGAGTAAGACGTACCACGGCCTCAGCAACCTGCCCAAGGCCCGAGCTGCCCTCACCTCTGCACGCACCACCGCCAACGGCATTTACTGCCCGCCCAAGCTACAGGCCGCCCTGGACATGCAGTCAG GGATCATCCATGCAGCAGAGGAGAAGGACTGGAAGACTGCCTACTCTTACTTCTACGAGGCCTTCGAAGGCTACGACTCCATCGACCACCCCAGAGCGATCACTGCTCTCAAATACATGCTGCTCTGCAAAATCATGCTCAACCT TCCTGAGGAGGTCCAGGGTCTCGTTGGTGGAAAGCTAGCCCTGCGGCACGCCGGGAGACAGACGGACTCTCTGAAATGCATGGCGCAGGCCAGCAAGAACCGGTCGCTGGATGATTTTGAAAAG gcCCTGACAGAGTACAGAGGTGAGTTGAGAGACGACTCCATCATAAGCACACACTTGACCACGCTCTATGACAACCTGCTTGAACAGAACCTCATCCGTGTCATCGAGCCTTTCTCCAGGGTACAG ATAGGACACATTTCCACCCTCATAAAACTCTCTAAA GGAGATGTCGAGAGGAAGTTGTCACAGATGATTCTTGACACAAAATTTCACG gTATTTTGGACCAAGGCGAGGGTGTGCTGATCATCTTCGATGAGCCTGCAGTAGACACAACGTATGAGGCGGCCCTGGAGACCATTCAGAACATGAGCAAAGTGGTGGACTCACTCTACAACAAAGCCAAGAAGCTCACATAG